The following DNA comes from Rhodopseudomonas boonkerdii.
ATGGCAACACATGCAACAGCGACAAGCAGCGCGACTGCACCAGCACGCAGTGAAAGGGGTTTGATCGACATGGCATCTCCTTGGGTTGCGGAGGCCGACCGGTCTTTGCACCGAAGCGGCGCCAAAGAGATCGGGAGATCCCTGCCCGTTACAAGCGAGACCGGCGTCACAAGCCCGTGACGCAGCGCGGCGCGACTGAGGCCGCGACGGCCTCGTCAACCATCTGTGGGATCGCGATCACGCGCCCGTAGGCGAATTGAGGAAAGAATGTGGAAACGGGTCGAACCCGATATCTCCGGAAGACACCCCCTCGTCGCGGTGCAAATCGACAGTGCCGAACAGCGGCGTCTATGTACCGGCGACGCGTCCGTCCGTGCACCTCGGCGATCCCGAATGTGGAGGAGGTCACGGCCTGCATGCGCAAGCAGACTGTTTATCCCAGCAGCAGCTGCAAGGCGGTGTTCGACAAACCGGTCGTCACCACCGTGAGCAGCAAGGTCCCGGCAGAGGATTAGTATGCAGTGGCCATCCAGGCGCGCGCATCGCGCTGCGCGGCGGCGATCTCGACATCCGACATCATATCGGCGACCTCGCGACGCATCGGAACGGCATCGACCCGGCCCTTGAGCGCAGCGAGATTGAACCACTTATGCGCGGCGACGAGATCCACGATCCCGGCGCGGCCGCTGGACCAATATATGCCGCGCTCGAACAATACGTCCTGGATCGCGGTCTCCGCGACCGGCGTCGCGGCCTCGAAATCGATCTGTCCCTGAAACATCGGTCATTCCTTTTCTTGTGTTTGCCGCCCCCACCGAGCGCGGCTCCTGTCCGTAATCTGACGTCTTCCCAACCGCCGGTTTGTCCGGCGTGTTGAGGCGATCATGACCGATCAAATTTGAATGGCAGTTTAAGTATCGCGATGAACGGTTTCTGAACGCAGCTGCCATGAAGGCTCCGCTGCGCAGTCGAAAACCCAGCATTCATGCGGGTTTTCTGCATTTTCGTGGATTCGGTTTACCCTGCCGGTTGGCGATCGCGTAACCATCGCGAACGGAGAGGCAGTTCGTAGGGCGGTGAGCCGAAAGCGTCATCCGCCATCCTTCGCCAAACGACATGGGCCGGCGGATTACGCTGCGCTCATCCGCCCTACGGCGCGACCGACTATCAAACAGGAAACGGGATCATCGCCGGGGATCGACCGCACCGGCGGAACAAGACGAGGGCGTCGGCAACACGTCAGGATCATGTCTGCGGCATGTGCCGGAGACTGCGGATCGATGACCCGCGGTTCGAGGAATGCCGATCACTGCATGACCGGCATCTCTGCCAGACCGCTGCGCTGAAGCCGAAGCCTTTCGCGACTACGATCCGGCCGTTCGACCTGATGTCTCGCCGACACCCTCTTTCGTCGACCAGAGCTATCGCTCTCGTGACGGCGCCGGCATTACTGCCGGCGTATTCCGGAAAGAAGAAGTTACTTCTTCTTGGCGGCCTTCTTCGCGACCTTCTTGGTCTTCTTGGCGGTCTTCTTGACTGCGGTCTTCGCAGCCTTCTTCACGGTCTTCTTCGCCTTGGCGACTTTCTTCACTGCCTTCTTAGCCATGTTGCCCTCCATTGAGATGGCTCAAATGCTGCGTGCAGTCGTGAATCGATATGCACACGATTCCGAATACACCAACGATTTCAAAAGAACAGTGGTCCGCTTAAGGAAGTGTTGAAGCTACGTCGCCCGGGTCAAGTCGATTCCCGCAGGTGCGGAGCGTTCATGCGGCTCGCGCATAGCAAAAGAAACGCCTGCAAAACCTGCGTCCCCGAAAGTCAAGTGCGACGCGCAGGCCTATTTTTGCAGCGCGCGCGCGAAGTGAACTAACAAACAACTACACAAAGTTCAGCCGCACGCGAATCGCGCCGACCGAACCGGAATCGCCCCCTCCCGAACGGCGGGTCGGTCTTACCGGCAACGAAAATATTTTTGGATAAGCGCGCCCGGAGCTCCCCTCAAACGCTCGTAACCGTCTCCTCCGGCGCGTCACTCACCGCGATTCGCGACTCGATTCTCCTGCCGGCGCCGCGCTCAGACACGTTCGGAAACGACGACGGCGCCGCGTCGGGCGGCGCCGTCGTCTCCAAACCGGATGTCATTTGGGCAACGTCAGAGCCCGAGCTTGCTCTTGAGTAGCTCGTTGACTGCCTGCGGATTGGCCTTGCCACCCGACGACTTCATCACCTGGCCGACGAACCAGCCCATCAATGCCGGCTTCGCCTGCGCCTGCGCCACCTTGTCGGGATTCGCCGCGATGATGTCGTCCACCACCTTCTCGATGGCGCCCATGTCGGTAACCTGCTTCATGCCGCGCTCTTCCACCAGTAGGCGCGGGTCGCCACCTTCCGTCCAGACGATCTCGAACAGATCCTTGGCGATCTTGCCGGAGATCGTCCCCTCCCCGATCAGGTCGATGATGGCAGACATCTGCGCCGCCGACACCGGCGAGGACGCGATGTCCTGGCCTTCCTTGTTGAGGCGGCCGAACAGCTCGTTGATCACCCAGTTGGCGGCCAGCTTGCCGTCGCGCGCCTTGTCCTTGAGACCGTCGATGACCGCCTCGTAGAACTCCGCGCTCTCGCGCTCGGCCACCAGCACGGCGGCATCGTAGTCCGACAGGCCGAACGCGCTGACGAACCGCGCCTTCTTGTCATCCGGCAGTTCCGGCAGGCTTGCCCTCAGCTCTTCGACAAGCGCTTCGCTGAGTTCCAGCGGCAACAGATCGGGATCCGGGAAGTAGCGATAGTCATGCGCCTCTTCCTTCGAACGCATTGAGCGCGTCTCACCCTTGTTGGGATCGTAGAGGCGGGTTTCCTGCTCGATCACGCCGCCGTCTTCGAGGATGCCGATCTGGCGGCGTGCCTCGTAATCGATGGCTTGGCCGATGAAACGGATCGAATTGACGTTCTTGATCTCGCATCGCGTGCCGAACGGCTCACCCGGACGGCGGACCGACACGTTGCAGTCGGCGCGCAGGTTGCCCTTTTCCATGTCGCCATCACAGGTGCCGAGATAGCGCAGGATGGTGCGCAGCTTCGACACATAGGCCTGAGCCTGCTCGCTCGACCGCATGTCGGGCTTGGAGACGATCTCCATCAGCGCCACGCCCGAGCGATTGAGATCGACCGAGGTGCTGGACGGATTGCGGTCATGCACCAGCTTGCCCGCATCCTGTTCGAGATGCACGCGCTCGATGCCGACGGTGGCGATGCTGCCGTCGGCAAGCTCGATGGTGACCTCGCCCTCGCCCACGATCGGCGACTTGTACTGGCTGATCTGGTAACCCTGCGGCAGGTCCGGATAGAAATAGTTCTTGCGGTCGAAAGTCGAGCGCCGGTTGATCACAGCCTTCAGGCCGAGCCCGGTGCGCACCGCCTGACGGACGCATTCCTCATTGATGACCGGCAACATGCCCGGCATCGCCGCGTCCACCAGCGACACATGGGTGTTCGGTGCGCCACCGAAGGCGGTGGACGAGCCGGAGAACAGCTTCGCCTTGGACGTGACCTGGGCGTGGATCTCCAGACCGATGACCATTTCCCAGTCGCCGGTGGCGCCCTTGATGAGCTTGGAAGGTTTGACAGGTGCGTTCATGGCGCGGTTCTACAGCGACGGAAGGCGCGGGAAAACCCCTTCCGTCGCCCTACCTTGACCCGACGCTTGGCAGGAGTGGCCGGCCGAACGGCGCTAGCGGCCCACCGCGATGACGTGATCCCTGATCGGCGCCGGCTTCGGCAGCAACTTGCTGCCGACCAGCCAGTCGTTGAGGCTTTCCAGCGCCACCAGTTCCTTTTCACCGACCGGGACGGGCTCGTCGTTCCGGTAATTGGCGACCCGTGTCGCGACCGCCGGGCTCAGCTTGAGCTCCTGCACCCAGAGCCGAGCAGCTTCCTCGCGATTCTGCTGCGCCCAGCGCGCGGATTCCCGGAGATCCTCAAGGACATCCTTCAGCAGTTCAGGATGCTCCGCGGCGAACGGCGTCCGCACGACATAGACCACCGCATTCTGCGAGCCGAACTCGCTTGCCTGCGCGATCACGCGCGCATCGCCATCGACCAGCGCAGTGGGAAAGAAGATGCTCCAGGCGGACCATGCATCCACATGCCCGTTGGCGAAAGCTACCGCGGAATCCACCGGGCTGAGGAAGGCGCGCTTTACCGCCGTCGACGCAACTCCGGCTTTCTCCAGCGCCTTGGTCAGCTGATAGTCACCTGTCCCGCCGCGATTGACGGCCACAGTGCGGCCGGCGAGATCCGCGACGGTCTTGATGTTTGATCCATTCCTGACCACGATACCCGAAGAGTCACCTGCATCCCACTGATAGGCGAACAGCGAGATGGGCGCGGTGCCGACCAGCGAAGAGATCGCAGCGCTCGAACTACCGATGGTGATATCGATCGCATTGGCGTTGAGCGCCTCCGCCGCCGGCGCATAGGCGAGGAACGGCCCGACCCAGGCGACCTTGATGTTCCTGGCAGCCAGACGCTTCTCCAGCGTGCCGCGCAGCCGGCTGATCGACAGCGGCTCAGGCCCGCGCAGGTAACCGAGCCGGAGCGTTACCGGCGCCTCCGGCGACGCGGCCTCGGCCACGGACACGGCGCCAAGACCAGCGAGAAACGCGGCAGCCACCCGCAAGAAAATAGAGCGTAACATCGTCATCCCCGTGCAGCATTGAAGAACGGACCGATCGCATGGCCAGCCTCGCGCCGGTCGCCGCGATCGAAGGGAAGCAGCGGCAGCAGCAAGTCCGCCACCCGGTAGGTTTCCTCCAGCAACGGCTGGCCGGATACGATGAAGGTGTCGAAGCCGACATCGCGATATTCCAGGATGCGTGCAGCGACGGTTTCGGGATCGCCGACGATGGCAGTGCCGGGCCCGTTGCGCACCAGCCCGAACCCGGCCCAAAGATCCGGATAGACCTCCAGCTCGCGCGCATGTTTCGGCTTCTGTGTACCGACGATGTCGCGCATGCGACGCTGGCCGACAGAATCCGAGGACGCGTTGCGCGCCTGGGCGCCGGCCACGGCGGTGTCGTCCATTCGATCGAGCAACCATTGCGCAGCGTCCCACGCCTCCTGCTTGGTCTCGCGGACGATCAGATTGATGCGAAGACCAAACTTCACCGTGCGGCCGAGCGCCTTGGCGCGCTCGCGCACCGCCTTGATCTTCTCGGCAGCCTGCGGCGGCGGCTCACCCCAGGTCAGATAGGTGTCTGCATGACGCGCAGCGACTGACAGCGCCGGCTCCGAGGAGCCGCCGAAGAACAACGGCGGATATGGCTTCTGCACCGGCGGCAACCGCAGCTGTGCGTTGCGCAGGTTAAGATACCTGCCCTGGAAATCGACCACCTCGCCCGCAATCAGGCGGCGATACAAACCCCAATATTCGTCCGTCAGGGCATAGCGTTCGTCATGACCGAGCTCGATGCCATAAGGCGGCATCTGGTGCTGTTCGCCGGTCACCATGTTGAGGATCAACCGACCATCCGAAAACTGATCGAAAGTCGCCGCCTTTTGCGCCAGCATAAGCGGCGCCACGATGCCAGGGTGCACGGCAATGATAAACTTCATTCGCGTCGTGAGCGGGATCAGCGATGCGCCTAGCACCCACGCATCGTGCTCACCGCCACCGGTCGCCAGCAACGCGCCGGTATAGCCGAGATGATCGACCGCACGCGCGACCTGGGCAAGATAGGCATGATCGATGACGCGGCGGCCTTTCTCGCTCCAGGGATACGGGCCGTCCTGCGGGATCAGGTACCAGTAAATCTCCATTCCAACCTCCCTTATCCCTGTCGCAACAGCTCATGCGCGAGCGCGAGCGGCTCTGGATTGATCCAGCCAGTCACGTCGAAATCTTTTGTGATGAAGCCATGACGCAGCAGGAAGTCCTTCTGGCTCGCCAGCCCCTGTCGCCGGATCTCGGACAGATCGAGACCAAAGTTGTGTGGCGCGCTCGCACCATAGGCGGCGCGCGCTTCGTCAGCCGATCGGCCAACCTCCTTACCGATGATGTCGAACACCTCGGCCGGATGCGCCACGGCCCAGTGTGACGCGTGCAGCAACACCGCGAGATAGCGCGCCACCAGATCCGGCCGCTCCTGCGCCGTGCGCCGATCGACCGTCACTGGCCGCGGATTACCGTTGTTCACACGGCGCAACGGATCCGGTTGCTCGGCCAGATTGATCAGGGGGCGCAAGCCATGCGCCGTTACCGTTCCGAGTCCAGGCGCGCCCTTCACATAGATCGCATCGACATCACCGCGCACGAGCGCATCCGCTTCCAATTCGTGAAAACGGCCATTGGCGATGCCCGCCGCCACCGCAAATGTCGGTTGATCGCTCGTGATATCGACGAGCTCATTCTCGGCGAGCTGAATACCAGCGACCGCAAGACCAGACTCGATTCCGCGGAGCGACATGGCGCGCGCAAAATCGACACGCTGGCCGTGCTGCTTGGGCAAACCTATCTTTCTGCCGCGCAGATCGGCGAGAGAATGAATGTCTGAATCCGCGCGAACGACGATAGCCTGATACTCGTCGATCCATGTCAGCGCCACGGTCACGGTGTCACGGCCTTCCGATCGTGCCCAGATCGCAGGAATGTTGCCGCCTTCGCGAAACAAGCCGGGCAAGGAGTGATCGAAATGCGAGATGTTCACGCGAGGATCGTCGGAGTCGCGGATCGACTTCAGCACAATTCCGGATTTTGCGAATTCATCGCGCAGCAACCCGAGATCAAGCGCAATGCCGGATGCGGTTGGAACAGGACAACGCGTGTACCACAGCTCATCGACAGAGGATGATCTTTCAAACTCGCTTGGTATCAGTCGTTGCGTCGTTACAGTCATCGACATCTCCTGTAAGAAATCGAGCGCGTCGTGACGTTTCGATAGACCAACATCGATGGGTGAACGACCGAAAAAGAACGACGAAGCGTAGTTTGAAATGAACGCGCTGTTCTGAGGAGAGATGCCATGACTTTTGTTCTCCGTGTTGGCGTCCACGCCAATAATCCCTCTCTGCTCGTGCTCAGCCAGAATGGGCTACTCGAACAACGCATCGCCGCGCGCGACGGGCGCGTGGAGTGGTTGAAGATCGCCGCCGGCGCACGCACTGTCGAATATGTCGGCGCCAATCTGATCCAGGTCGGAGGCACCGGCCTCACGCCGCCGATCGCTGCGCAAGCCAAAGGCGTGCCGATCGTCACTTTCGCAGCATCGGAAGCGCGCGCGGTGGGCGGGATCTATGTTCGCAAGGACAGCAAGGTGAAGACCATTACCGATCTCGCCGGCAAGACGATCTCGCTTGCCGTCGGGTCGTGGTTGCAGGCTTTGCTGGCTACGGCACTCGATCGCGACGGACTGAGCTGGAACGATATCGTTCCGCTCGATCTGACCGAGTCGGAATCGCGGCAGGCATTGCTGGCTGGCGACATCGATGCGTGGGTGTCGGGCGGCGGTTTACGCGGCGGCGCCGACGAGATCCGTGCGATCGCCAATACCGGAGACCTGGTCAGCAATCCATCGGTGTTCTTCGCACGTCGCGATTTCGCAGAAGCACATCCGGACACGATTGCCGATGTTGCAAGCGCCCTGCAGGATACCGATCGCTGGATTGCACAACATCCCACAGAGGCTGCGGCGGTGCTCGCTCGCGTCGCCGACGGCCCGCTCGATATCGGCGAATGGGAAACGCATATCGCCCGGCGCCCGTGGGGCATTCATCAGATCGATGATCGCTTCATCGCCGACCAGCAGAAAGCTGCCGATATTTTCTTCAGGTTCGGGTTGCTGCCGCGCAAGATCGACATTCGCGATGCAATCTACCGCCATCCGCTGAATCTCGATCGCGCAGCGTAAAGTGCACCGGCGAAGTGCAGGCAGCGGGATCAACGCCGCTTCCTGCACCTGCCTTCTCACATCCCCTGCACAAACGCCCGGAATACCGGGCTCGCGCGCAGCGTATCGCGTCCGGCGGCGATCACCTCGTCCACTTGCGCCTGAGGCAGCTGGAAACGTGTCGGAATCGCCTCGAGCATCGCCGCTCGCGCGGGATCGAGCTGGTCGAAGCCGAGCCGCCCGACGAAGAGCTGCAGATCGTTGCAGCGCCAGCCGGGACCGGCACCGTAGCGCGCGCGATCGGCCGCGGACAGACCGCACCGCCAGCGCACCAAGGCCGATTGCCAGTCCTTCATGGTACGCTCGAACGCGGTGTAGCTCGATCCGACACTGGCATCGATGGTGGTATCCACGGCGGCCTTGATGAGCTCGACGCCATTCGGCCCCTCCACCGTATTGATCCAGTCACCGGACAGGCCCGTTTTCGAATCCACCACCAACAAAACGCCACGGCGCAGCCGCACCGCTTGCTGCGGCGCCAGCGGGCCATAAGGTGTCTCGGAGGACTCACGCACGATGGTCAGCGGAGCAACACCGTAATTGTCGACCAGACCGCCATCCAACAGCTTGATGAACGGTACCGCGCCTTCGCGATAACGCAGCACCGCCTTTGCATAGGAACTCAGCATCGGCGACGTATTGGGATTGGAGGCCGCGCGCGTCACCCAGCGCGGCAGCGGCTCCTTGCAGGTACCGGGGAAGGCCTGAACCACCGCTGGCGCGAAAGCGAGCGGAACGGCGGCGGAGGCCGCCACGGCAGCCGACAGCGGATATTTGTTCAGGTCGCTGCAGATGGCGGAAAACGCCGTTTCGTTGAAAACAAAGGGCACCCGGTTATAGATGTCGGACGCATTGAGCCAAACCCGCAACGAGCCACGATTGCGCAGGCTTGCAAAGGTTGCGTTGTCGAACAGGTTGGCATCGAGCCAGGCCGTGAAGGCCTTTGAATCGTTGATGCCGCCTCCGAGTGCGCGGCCGATGGTGCCGAGCGAGAGCTGCGTGTTGAGCGGCGCTTCCGCATTCTGCAGCAGGAAGCGCTCGCGGAAATCGGACAGGGCCGCGCGCTTCTTCAAGCCGAAATAGGCTGCCGTCACCGAACCGCCGGAGACACCGGACAGAAAATCGATCCGTTCGAGCATCGTATCTGATGCGCCGCGCACCGGCATGCGGCTGAGTTCGTCCAGCACGCCGAACGAGAAAGCGGCAGCGCGCGTACCGCCGCCGGAAAACGAGAAACCGATCAGGAGATCGTCGCGCTCGGCGGGATCGGTAAAGTCGATGCCGTAGTCGGGATCGAGAACGGCGCCGGCCAATGGCACGTTGACGGGAATATTGTAGACCGAGGTGCAGCCGAGCAGCAGCGCACAAGTCGCAGCGACCGCACCGATCGAACGAAACACACGCATCACCGTCTACCGATCCCCAACCGGGTCGCATCCGCGCGACCGTCTCCGAACCATCCCCATCCGGAGCCGCCATCCGCACAATACCGCGAACCATTGCCAATTTACGCAAGCGGACAATCGCGCCCGCAACATGGCTAATGAAAGGTGAAACGGCAGGCGGGTCGGAGCAGCGCGCCTACCACCACTTGTTCGGCGTGAAGCGGCCCGATGCCTGTTCGATCACTTCGCCGAGCGAGAACAGCGTCTCCTCGTCGAAGGGACGGCCGATCAGTTGCAGGCCGAGCGGCAGCCCTTGCGCGTCCTTGCCGGCGGGCACCGCGATGCCCGGCAGGCCCGCCATATTCACCGTCACCGTGAAGATGTCGTTGAGATACATCTCGATCGGGTCGGCGCCGCCCTTCTCGCCGATGCCGAAGGCGGCCGACGGCGTCGCGGGCGTCAGGATCGCGTGGATACCCTTGGCAAAGCAGTCCTCAAAATCCTTCTTGATCAGCGTGCGGACCTTTTGCGCACGAAGATAATAGGCATCGTAATAGCCGGCGGAGAGCACATAGGTGCCGATCATGACGCGGCGACGCACTTCCGCGCCAAAACCTTCGGCGCGGGTGTTCTCATACATGTCGACGATGTTGCGGCCGGGCACGCGCAGGCCGTAGCGCACGCCGTCATAGCGCGCGAGATTCGACGAGGCTTCCGCAGGCGCCACGATGTAATAAGCCGGCAGCGCGTATTTGGTGTGCGGCAGCGACACCTCGACAAGTTCGGCCCCTGCTGCCTCAAGCTGCTTCGCGCCATCCTGCCAGAGTTTTTCGATCTCGGCCGGCATGCCGTCGATGCGGTATTCCCTGGGAATACCGATCTTCATGCCCTTCACGGATTTGCCGATGGCGGCTTCGTAATCGGGTACTTCGCGATCGACCGATGTCGAGTCCTTCGGATCGTAACCGGCCATCGAGCGCATCAGGATCGCGGTGTCGCGCACGGTGCGCGCAACGGGACCGGCCTGATCGAGCGACGACGCGAATGCCACCGTGCCCCAGCGCGAGCAACGACCATAGGTCGGCTTCAGGCCGACGATGCCGGTGAAGGCGGCGGGCTGGCGGATCGAGCCGCCAGTGTCGGTGGCGGTGGCACCGAGGCAGAGATTGGCAGCGACCGCGGACGCGGAACCGCCGGACGAGCCGCCCGGCACCAGATTGACGTCCGAGCCTTCGCGGCGCCACGGATTGATCACCGGGCCGAAGCACGAGGTCTCGTTGGCCGAGCCCATGGCGAATTCGTCATTGTTAAGTTTGCCGAGCATGACCGCACCGTCGCGCCAGAGCTGCGCGGTCACGGTCGACTCGTAAGGCGGCACGAAATTGCCGAGAATCTTCGAGCACGCCGTGGTGCGTACGTCCTTGGTCGCGAACAGATCCTTGATGCCGAGCGGAATGCCGCCGAGCGGACCGCCCTCGCCCTTCGCGATCTTCGCATCGGCCGCCTGCGCCATGGCGCGCGCCTGCTCCGGCGTCTCCAGCACATAGGCGTTGAGCACGCGGGCGTCTTCCATCGCCTTGAGATGCGCATCGGTGAGTTCCACCGACGTGAAAGACTTGTTCGCGAGGCCGTCGCGGGCCTCGGCGAGCGTGAGCGACGTCAGATCTGTCATCTATTTATTGACCGGGCTGCAGAAGAAGGGAGAGAGCGTCTTGTCGTCTTCGGGGGCCTCGCCGTTGAACTGGGCGCGGCGTTTCTTGTCGTCTTCGAGCTGCGCGGCCTGCACCTTGTCTAGAATGGCATCCATGGCGGCGTCCACATCCTTCATCTCGCCCTGACGTTCCATCTGGTCGAGATAATCCATGTAGAGGCTGTAAGCCTTCTCATCGTCGCAAAGCAGGCACATGGCCGTTTCCTGTCTCGCTGTTACTCGACGACTTTCGGCACCAGGAAGAAGTTGTCGTCGGCTTCCGGCGCATTCCGGGTGACGAGATCGACGATCTCACCATCGGTCACGGCGTCGATGCGCTTCTTCATCTCCATCGGCATCACCGAGGTCATCGGCTCGACGCCGTCGACATTCACTTCCTGCAGCTGCTCGACGAAGGCCAGCATGGCATTCAGCTCGCCCTGCAGATGGGGAACCTCTTCCTCCTTGACCGCGATGCGCGCGAGATGCGCGATACGGCGAACGGTGGCAGCATCAACCGACATTTATATAGGGCCTCTGGGCGAAATCTGCCTGCCGTATAGCAGACAGAGCTTTCGCGCCGCAACCGCACGCCGGAACCGGCGTAGCCGTAGGGCGGACGAGCCGAAGGTGTATTCCGCCGTTCTTCGCCAATATCCGCCCGGCCGGCGGGCGGATTACGCTGCGCTTATCCGCCCTACGATTTGAGCGCAGCCATCCGCGCCAGCGCGTCCGCAGCCAGTTTCCGCGTCAACTCCGCCGCCGGCAACGCGCCGCCGAGATGCACCGCCTGACCGGCCCATAGATTGGTGAAATCGACCTTGCCGAGTTTTTCGGCTGCGGTTTTGAGCGGACCCAGCGCCACCGCAGAATGCGGGAATGCCGGGGCGTCCGCCGAGATCGGCCCGACCTCGCGCATCACGCGGTTGATTACGCCGCGTGCCGGCCGGCCGGTCATCACATTGGTGATGACGGTCGAATCATCGACCGCCCCGGAATAGGCCGCCTTGACCGCTGCGCTCGATTTCGATTCCGGACAGCGCAGATAGGCCGTGCCGAGTTGCACGCCGGCGGCGCCAAGCGCGAAGGCGGCGGCAATACCACGTCCGTCGCCAATACCGCCCGCTGCGATCACCGGCACCTTCACGGCATCGACCACCTGGGGCAGCAAGGCGAACAAGCCGGGTTGGGTCTGGATGTCGTGCGTGAGGAACATGCCGCGATGGCCGCCGGCTTCCGCGCCTTGCGCGATGACAACATCGGCGCCGTTCTGCTCAAGCCAGACCGCCTCGCGCACGATGGTCGCGGATCCCATCACGATACAGCCGGTGGCCTTGACGCGCGCAAGCAGCGCGGGCGGCGGCAGACCGAAATGAAAGCTCACGACTTCCGGGCGCAGCTCCTCGACGGCCGCACACATCACCTCGTCGAACGGCGCACGATTGGCGACATTGGAGGGCGCGTCGCGGTCGAGCCCGAGTTCGGCGAAATAAGCCGACAACCGGTTGCGCCAACCGGCTTCGCGTCGCGGATCGGCATCCACGCCGGTATGGGCGAAGAAATTCAGGTTGACCGGTCCCGACACGCGCTGGCGAACGGTCTCAACCTGATCGCGCATCTTCTCGGCCGAGATCGCGGCACAGGGCAACGATCCGAGACCGCCGCCTTCGATCACCGCGATCACCATGTCGGTATCCACCGGCCCGATCATCGGCGCCTGCACG
Coding sequences within:
- the gatB gene encoding Asp-tRNA(Asn)/Glu-tRNA(Gln) amidotransferase subunit GatB, which gives rise to MNAPVKPSKLIKGATGDWEMVIGLEIHAQVTSKAKLFSGSSTAFGGAPNTHVSLVDAAMPGMLPVINEECVRQAVRTGLGLKAVINRRSTFDRKNYFYPDLPQGYQISQYKSPIVGEGEVTIELADGSIATVGIERVHLEQDAGKLVHDRNPSSTSVDLNRSGVALMEIVSKPDMRSSEQAQAYVSKLRTILRYLGTCDGDMEKGNLRADCNVSVRRPGEPFGTRCEIKNVNSIRFIGQAIDYEARRQIGILEDGGVIEQETRLYDPNKGETRSMRSKEEAHDYRYFPDPDLLPLELSEALVEELRASLPELPDDKKARFVSAFGLSDYDAAVLVAERESAEFYEAVIDGLKDKARDGKLAANWVINELFGRLNKEGQDIASSPVSAAQMSAIIDLIGEGTISGKIAKDLFEIVWTEGGDPRLLVEERGMKQVTDMGAIEKVVDDIIAANPDKVAQAQAKPALMGWFVGQVMKSSGGKANPQAVNELLKSKLGL
- a CDS encoding ABC transporter substrate-binding protein; the encoded protein is MTVTTQRLIPSEFERSSSVDELWYTRCPVPTASGIALDLGLLRDEFAKSGIVLKSIRDSDDPRVNISHFDHSLPGLFREGGNIPAIWARSEGRDTVTVALTWIDEYQAIVVRADSDIHSLADLRGRKIGLPKQHGQRVDFARAMSLRGIESGLAVAGIQLAENELVDITSDQPTFAVAAGIANGRFHELEADALVRGDVDAIYVKGAPGLGTVTAHGLRPLINLAEQPDPLRRVNNGNPRPVTVDRRTAQERPDLVARYLAVLLHASHWAVAHPAEVFDIIGKEVGRSADEARAAYGASAPHNFGLDLSEIRRQGLASQKDFLLRHGFITKDFDVTGWINPEPLALAHELLRQG
- a CDS encoding aliphatic sulfonate ABC transporter substrate-binding protein, which translates into the protein MTFVLRVGVHANNPSLLVLSQNGLLEQRIAARDGRVEWLKIAAGARTVEYVGANLIQVGGTGLTPPIAAQAKGVPIVTFAASEARAVGGIYVRKDSKVKTITDLAGKTISLAVGSWLQALLATALDRDGLSWNDIVPLDLTESESRQALLAGDIDAWVSGGGLRGGADEIRAIANTGDLVSNPSVFFARRDFAEAHPDTIADVASALQDTDRWIAQHPTEAAAVLARVADGPLDIGEWETHIARRPWGIHQIDDRFIADQQKAADIFFRFGLLPRKIDIRDAIYRHPLNLDRAA
- a CDS encoding patatin-like phospholipase family protein, with amino-acid sequence MRVFRSIGAVAATCALLLGCTSVYNIPVNVPLAGAVLDPDYGIDFTDPAERDDLLIGFSFSGGGTRAAAFSFGVLDELSRMPVRGASDTMLERIDFLSGVSGGSVTAAYFGLKKRAALSDFRERFLLQNAEAPLNTQLSLGTIGRALGGGINDSKAFTAWLDANLFDNATFASLRNRGSLRVWLNASDIYNRVPFVFNETAFSAICSDLNKYPLSAAVAASAAVPLAFAPAVVQAFPGTCKEPLPRWVTRAASNPNTSPMLSSYAKAVLRYREGAVPFIKLLDGGLVDNYGVAPLTIVRESSETPYGPLAPQQAVRLRRGVLLVVDSKTGLSGDWINTVEGPNGVELIKAAVDTTIDASVGSSYTAFERTMKDWQSALVRWRCGLSAADRARYGAGPGWRCNDLQLFVGRLGFDQLDPARAAMLEAIPTRFQLPQAQVDEVIAAGRDTLRASPVFRAFVQGM
- a CDS encoding aliphatic sulfonate ABC transporter substrate-binding protein; the protein is MLRSIFLRVAAAFLAGLGAVSVAEAASPEAPVTLRLGYLRGPEPLSISRLRGTLEKRLAARNIKVAWVGPFLAYAPAAEALNANAIDITIGSSSAAISSLVGTAPISLFAYQWDAGDSSGIVVRNGSNIKTVADLAGRTVAVNRGGTGDYQLTKALEKAGVASTAVKRAFLSPVDSAVAFANGHVDAWSAWSIFFPTALVDGDARVIAQASEFGSQNAVVYVVRTPFAAEHPELLKDVLEDLRESARWAQQNREEAARLWVQELKLSPAVATRVANYRNDEPVPVGEKELVALESLNDWLVGSKLLPKPAPIRDHVIAVGR
- a CDS encoding LLM class flavin-dependent oxidoreductase; translated protein: MEIYWYLIPQDGPYPWSEKGRRVIDHAYLAQVARAVDHLGYTGALLATGGGEHDAWVLGASLIPLTTRMKFIIAVHPGIVAPLMLAQKAATFDQFSDGRLILNMVTGEQHQMPPYGIELGHDERYALTDEYWGLYRRLIAGEVVDFQGRYLNLRNAQLRLPPVQKPYPPLFFGGSSEPALSVAARHADTYLTWGEPPPQAAEKIKAVRERAKALGRTVKFGLRINLIVRETKQEAWDAAQWLLDRMDDTAVAGAQARNASSDSVGQRRMRDIVGTQKPKHARELEVYPDLWAGFGLVRNGPGTAIVGDPETVAARILEYRDVGFDTFIVSGQPLLEETYRVADLLLPLLPFDRGDRREAGHAIGPFFNAARG